A stretch of the Pseudomonadota bacterium genome encodes the following:
- a CDS encoding NAD(P)H-hydrate dehydratase: MSNVSSGSFSPIEFASSEASAWMLPSSAETAQCDAETISQGTPALELMERAGGVVADQIMTILKGAVQQYVLVLCGPGNNGGDGLVVARHLAQRGVSVTALVAEAERYSAECMEQLKSFPNVVTVEPVAPALLAACASAQALCEEELSALFSSATVVVDALLGTGQHAILGARISDLVRRVVQERSERVDLAVVAVDIPTGIDCNTGAVTTPHITADLTVCIELIKRGLLQFPARAACGRIVVAAIGITVQKNIEFCAVHDSTLPKLSPRKSEAHKGDFGRVLVLGGSVSMPGAPILAALGALRSGAGLVSLVTKGSWRGALAPLECINELLPGEGAFMCQDDVARTLELAASNDLIVLGPGLGMAQETGQFVAAVIAGLTTLGKPVVIDADALNHIAQQGIKLSDLRALITPHPAEAGRLLGHTTAEIQSDRFAAVRELSQHYGCAVLLKGAGTLLYAEGKGALVPRGTPYLAVAGSGDVLSGVIAACMARTTTLFGAAALGAYIHAAAGEAASQRSAGPILASEIALAVPSIIGALER; this comes from the coding sequence GTGAGCAACGTTAGCTCCGGTAGCTTCAGCCCGATAGAGTTCGCCTCGTCTGAGGCTAGTGCGTGGATGCTGCCGTCTAGCGCCGAGACGGCGCAGTGTGATGCAGAGACTATTTCGCAGGGTACGCCAGCGCTTGAGCTGATGGAACGAGCCGGGGGTGTTGTAGCTGATCAGATAATGACGATCCTTAAGGGAGCAGTCCAGCAGTATGTATTGGTGCTGTGTGGTCCCGGCAATAACGGGGGCGATGGACTAGTTGTAGCGAGGCATCTGGCGCAACGTGGTGTTTCGGTAACAGCACTTGTTGCCGAAGCTGAACGTTACTCTGCTGAGTGCATGGAGCAGCTTAAAAGTTTTCCTAACGTAGTTACGGTAGAGCCTGTAGCACCGGCATTATTGGCTGCGTGCGCAAGCGCTCAGGCTCTCTGCGAGGAGGAGCTCTCGGCTCTTTTTAGCTCTGCTACAGTTGTAGTCGATGCTCTGCTTGGAACTGGCCAGCACGCTATCTTAGGTGCTCGAATCTCGGATCTGGTACGGCGCGTTGTGCAGGAGAGATCTGAGAGGGTGGATCTTGCGGTCGTGGCGGTAGATATTCCAACCGGCATTGATTGTAACACCGGAGCCGTTACAACTCCCCATATTACAGCCGACCTTACGGTTTGTATCGAACTAATAAAGCGCGGACTACTGCAGTTTCCTGCCCGCGCTGCCTGTGGTCGGATAGTTGTCGCGGCGATCGGAATTACCGTTCAGAAAAATATAGAATTTTGCGCCGTACATGATAGCACATTGCCGAAGCTCTCGCCCCGTAAAAGTGAGGCTCATAAGGGTGATTTCGGAAGGGTCTTGGTGCTAGGAGGCTCGGTCTCGATGCCGGGAGCTCCTATTCTGGCAGCGCTCGGAGCGCTTAGAAGTGGGGCGGGCTTGGTTAGCTTGGTGACTAAGGGGAGTTGGAGGGGGGCACTAGCTCCGCTTGAGTGCATCAATGAGCTACTGCCAGGTGAGGGAGCCTTTATGTGCCAGGATGATGTCGCTCGCACCCTTGAGTTAGCCGCTTCTAATGATCTGATCGTACTTGGTCCGGGGCTCGGCATGGCTCAAGAAACTGGGCAATTTGTGGCAGCGGTTATTGCTGGCCTGACGACCCTCGGAAAGCCGGTAGTGATAGATGCAGATGCGCTTAACCATATCGCGCAGCAGGGCATAAAGCTCTCAGATCTTAGGGCACTTATTACCCCCCATCCCGCAGAGGCGGGGAGACTCTTGGGGCACACTACGGCTGAGATTCAGAGCGACCGCTTTGCAGCGGTTCGCGAGCTCTCGCAGCACTACGGTTGTGCGGTCTTGCTTAAAGGCGCTGGGACGTTGCTATACGCCGAGGGCAAGGGAGCTTTAGTACCACGTGGGACACCTTATCTTGCGGTAGCTGGAAGTGGGGATGTTTTAAGTGGAGTGATAGCTGCATGCATGGCCCGTACCACCACTCTCTTTGGTGCTGCAGCGCTTGGCGCTTATATTCATGCCGCTGCTGGTGAGGCGGCTTCGCAACGTAGCGCTGGGCCAATCCTGGCGAGTGAAATTGCACTGGCTGTGCCCTCCATTATCGGAGCTCTAGAGCGATGA
- the glmM gene encoding phosphoglucosamine mutase, protein MAIKRKYFGTDGIRGVAGVSPLDPETLVRLGKAVAQVFMQGDKKRRILIGKDTRLSGYMIESSLAAGITAMGADLMLCGPVPTPGVAYLSKSMRADAGIVISASHNPFEDNGIKIFGSDGFKLPDELEQRIEALLEPGILDGKAVDAGHIGKSTRINDAIGRYTVYLKESFPREYSLEGLKIGLDCANGAAYVVGPQTLSELGAEVVSRGISPSGKNINAAFGSLYPEVVGKLVVEQNLNLGISLDGDADRCVLVDEKGRVLDGDVILAICAIDLKERGLLKQETIVATVMSNLGLDKLLASHGIKVLRTGVGDRAVLEEMVRQGCQLGGEQSGHTIFSDYSTTGDGMLTALMVMAVMCRTGKPLSELAAPFITFPQRLINVKVSQKPPLESIPNLVSAIEQRERELGSRGRILVRYSGTENKARIMVECEDEELCKRHATELAAIVEKEIGAM, encoded by the coding sequence ATGGCGATAAAAAGAAAATATTTCGGAACGGATGGGATTCGTGGAGTGGCTGGTGTCTCGCCATTAGATCCTGAAACGCTCGTGCGCTTAGGCAAGGCGGTTGCTCAGGTTTTTATGCAGGGCGATAAGAAGCGCAGAATATTAATCGGAAAGGATACGCGCCTCTCCGGTTATATGATCGAGAGCTCACTGGCCGCTGGAATCACTGCGATGGGAGCAGATCTGATGTTGTGCGGACCTGTGCCGACACCGGGCGTTGCCTATCTCTCAAAGAGCATGCGGGCAGACGCTGGAATAGTTATCTCGGCCTCGCATAACCCCTTTGAAGATAACGGAATCAAGATCTTTGGATCTGATGGATTTAAGCTACCTGACGAGCTTGAACAAAGGATCGAAGCGTTGCTGGAGCCCGGTATTCTCGACGGAAAAGCGGTCGATGCTGGGCATATCGGCAAGTCTACCCGTATCAACGACGCCATCGGGCGCTATACCGTCTACCTCAAGGAGAGCTTCCCCCGTGAGTACTCACTTGAGGGGCTAAAGATAGGGCTAGATTGTGCCAATGGCGCCGCCTACGTAGTTGGGCCGCAGACCCTAAGCGAACTCGGCGCAGAGGTGGTATCGCGTGGTATCAGTCCGAGCGGAAAAAACATCAACGCAGCGTTTGGAAGCCTTTATCCCGAGGTTGTTGGCAAGTTGGTAGTCGAGCAGAACCTTAACTTAGGCATCTCGCTAGATGGTGATGCCGATCGCTGTGTCCTAGTTGATGAGAAGGGTCGTGTTCTTGATGGTGATGTAATCTTAGCCATCTGCGCCATAGATCTTAAGGAGCGTGGATTGCTTAAGCAGGAGACTATAGTGGCTACGGTTATGTCCAACCTTGGGCTCGATAAGCTACTAGCTTCGCACGGCATAAAAGTACTGCGTACTGGAGTTGGGGACCGTGCGGTTCTAGAGGAGATGGTTCGGCAGGGTTGCCAACTTGGAGGTGAGCAGTCCGGACACACTATATTCTCAGACTACTCTACTACAGGTGATGGAATGCTTACGGCGCTGATGGTAATGGCCGTGATGTGTCGCACAGGCAAGCCCCTGTCTGAGTTGGCGGCACCATTCATCACCTTTCCGCAAAGGCTAATTAACGTAAAGGTCTCTCAGAAGCCACCCCTTGAGTCTATTCCCAACCTCGTTAGCGCGATTGAGCAGAGGGAGCGCGAGCTTGGTTCGCGTGGTCGTATACTGGTCAGGTACTCGGGCACCGAGAATAAGGCCCGTATTATGGTTGAGTGTGAGGACGAAGAGCTCTGTAAGCGCCATGCAACTGAGCTCGCTGCAATAGTTGAGAAAGAAATTGGTGCCATGTGA
- a CDS encoding CdaR family protein: protein MLKNLTLKLVSVVAAVLLAYALQDASNSTVLTIFVPIEIRNPPADKMLVGRTKQGAQVTIKGPSFLVGEVAAAPPPLRLQLSKAVNGSYVAPLLSSDISLPHLVEVVRIDPPELELVFEAIEEREIKIEVPRLGQLAKGLNLTGVELTPKTVTVKGPRSELLQLRSVETQPLDLRDIKGSQSVALSLRSPGALSSLSIGVISAHVQVEELPSERQFAARPIEVRISANSKGIRLKPTGVSVTLAGAPQLLKDIDPIDVVPFIRLSNVPSSSGDMVEVSVALPFGVRLVKISPASVAVWWAGSSKVPAAVVAETLAAEGRERK, encoded by the coding sequence GTGCTGAAGAATCTGACCCTAAAACTGGTTTCGGTTGTTGCGGCAGTGTTGCTTGCCTACGCTCTTCAGGATGCTAGCAACTCCACGGTCCTAACTATCTTTGTTCCGATTGAGATTCGCAATCCACCGGCCGATAAGATGCTCGTAGGGCGCACAAAGCAGGGTGCGCAGGTGACTATTAAGGGGCCCTCGTTCCTGGTGGGCGAAGTGGCGGCAGCGCCGCCGCCGCTTCGGCTACAGCTATCTAAAGCAGTGAATGGGAGCTACGTTGCGCCGCTGCTGAGCTCAGATATATCATTACCGCACTTAGTTGAGGTGGTAAGAATAGATCCACCTGAGCTTGAGCTCGTTTTTGAGGCCATCGAGGAGCGCGAGATTAAGATCGAGGTGCCTCGTCTTGGGCAACTAGCAAAGGGGCTTAATCTTACAGGGGTAGAACTTACTCCCAAGACCGTTACGGTTAAGGGACCACGCTCAGAGCTGCTACAACTGCGCTCCGTTGAGACGCAGCCCCTTGATCTGCGAGATATTAAGGGCTCACAGAGCGTAGCACTTTCGCTCAGAAGTCCTGGAGCGCTATCGTCGCTCTCGATAGGTGTGATCTCAGCACATGTGCAGGTTGAGGAGTTGCCCTCTGAGCGGCAGTTCGCCGCAAGGCCGATCGAGGTGCGCATATCGGCAAATAGTAAGGGCATAAGGCTTAAGCCGACAGGGGTCTCGGTGACGCTAGCAGGAGCTCCGCAGCTGCTCAAAGATATAGATCCGATCGATGTGGTGCCATTTATTAGGCTTAGTAACGTTCCGTCCAGTTCGGGTGATATGGTTGAAGTTAGTGTGGCGCTGCCATTCGGAGTGCGCCTTGTAAAGATATCACCCGCAAGTGTAGCAGTATGGTGGGCAGGATCATCGAAGGTACCGGCCGCGGTAGTGGCAGAGACATTGGCAGCGGAAGGTAGAGAGAGGAAATAA
- the cdaA gene encoding diadenylate cyclase CdaA yields the protein MLDNYTFGISSSLLIQALDVFIVSFLIYRALLIVRGTRAAPMLVGLASIAVVYAIAKPLGLVTVAWLIDNFLNSIILVIVVIFQDEIRRTLTNVGIKPFLLAQQQRPESGPNTLDEIAVTVSKLAKAQLGSLIVIKRNVGLEQFMAEGVVLNAEFSRKLLYSIFVKESPLHDGAVIIEGRSIKAAGCVLPLSFNPDIDPNLGTRHRAALGLAESSDAMVIVVSEESGSITLIIEGRMYRNLDAASLQELLENNATAGGQRRQSGRFMGAAVK from the coding sequence ATGTTGGATAACTACACGTTTGGTATATCGAGCTCCCTGCTGATTCAGGCACTAGATGTTTTTATCGTCTCCTTTCTGATCTATCGCGCACTGCTGATAGTGCGCGGAACTCGTGCTGCTCCGATGTTGGTTGGGTTGGCCTCGATTGCAGTGGTATACGCCATAGCGAAACCGCTCGGCCTTGTCACGGTAGCCTGGTTAATCGATAACTTTCTCAACTCAATTATTCTGGTGATAGTGGTGATTTTTCAGGATGAGATCCGCCGTACCTTAACGAATGTGGGTATTAAGCCGTTCTTACTGGCGCAGCAGCAACGCCCAGAAAGCGGCCCCAATACTCTAGACGAGATAGCCGTCACGGTTAGTAAGCTCGCAAAGGCACAACTCGGGAGCTTAATTGTAATTAAGCGCAATGTTGGGCTTGAGCAGTTTATGGCGGAGGGGGTCGTTCTAAACGCTGAGTTTAGCCGCAAATTGCTCTATAGCATCTTTGTTAAGGAGTCACCTCTGCACGACGGCGCTGTTATTATTGAGGGTCGCTCTATCAAGGCGGCCGGTTGCGTTCTGCCCCTTAGTTTTAATCCGGACATAGATCCTAACCTTGGAACGCGCCACCGCGCAGCACTGGGCCTGGCGGAGAGCAGTGATGCGATGGTTATAGTTGTTTCGGAGGAGAGCGGTTCTATCACGCTAATTATCGAGGGACGGATGTATCGTAACCTTGATGCGGCCTCGTTGCAGGAGCTGCTGGAAAATAACGCCACTGCTGGAGGGCAACGGAGGCAGAGCGGCCGATTCATGGGGGCGGCGGTAAAATAG
- the ftsH gene encoding ATP-dependent zinc metalloprotease FtsH: MFQVTKNGVFWIAIVLLALSVYKFAKPTGETPTELTYSEFLQQVDKQNVKTVRIEGSSVFGEYRNNEGKFQSFVAVTPKDDSLVPKLIEKGIDIKVQEPADQSGYLMFLFNVLPLLLLLGIWFIFWRQMQMGAGKGMSFGKSRAKLLTESQQKITFSDVAGIDEARGELEEIIEFLKDPKKFTRLGGRIPKGVLLIGSPGTGKTLLAKAIAGEAGVPFFTISGSDFVEMFVGVGASRVRDLFIQGKKNAPCIIFIDEIDAVGRHRGAGMGGGHDEREQTLNQLLVEMDGFESNEGVILIAATNRPDVLDPALLRPGRFDRRVVVSRPDLNGRLGILKVHTKKVPVSPEVELNTIARGTPGFSGADLENLVNEAALYAARKNKSVVEPSDFEYAKDKVMMGAERRSMLLTEKEKLTTAYHESGHALVAKKLPNADPVHKLTIVPRGMALGLMQQLPEADKHTYSKSYWMDQLAVFFGGRAAEELVFQEMNTGASSDIERATDIARRMVCEWGMSALGPVHYSAKEEHVFLGRDIGKSREHSESVQFEIDQEVKAILQSRYEVAKQIVAENLEVLHNLAKAVMEKETLDSDDIERIVKGETLSPGPQGGPSGTSEASVGVSVAA, encoded by the coding sequence ATTTTTCAAGTGACAAAAAATGGAGTGTTTTGGATTGCGATCGTTCTGTTGGCCCTCAGTGTCTACAAGTTCGCGAAACCAACTGGGGAGACCCCCACTGAACTGACCTATAGCGAGTTCCTGCAGCAGGTTGATAAACAGAATGTGAAAACTGTGCGAATTGAGGGCAGCTCGGTTTTTGGTGAGTATAGAAACAACGAAGGTAAGTTCCAGTCCTTCGTGGCCGTGACACCTAAGGACGATAGCCTAGTTCCAAAGTTGATCGAAAAGGGTATCGATATCAAGGTGCAGGAGCCAGCTGATCAGTCGGGCTACCTAATGTTTCTTTTTAACGTTCTGCCGCTGCTGCTTCTGCTCGGAATCTGGTTTATCTTCTGGCGCCAGATGCAGATGGGTGCGGGCAAGGGTATGAGCTTCGGCAAGTCTCGCGCTAAACTGCTCACGGAGAGCCAGCAGAAGATAACCTTTTCTGATGTAGCTGGTATCGATGAGGCACGCGGTGAGCTCGAGGAGATAATTGAGTTCCTAAAGGACCCGAAGAAGTTTACGCGGCTCGGTGGTCGTATTCCGAAGGGTGTCTTGCTGATCGGTTCGCCAGGAACTGGCAAGACCCTGCTCGCAAAGGCGATTGCAGGAGAGGCGGGAGTTCCGTTTTTTACCATCTCCGGTTCAGATTTCGTTGAAATGTTCGTAGGTGTCGGAGCCTCACGGGTGCGAGACCTCTTTATTCAGGGCAAGAAGAACGCGCCCTGCATTATCTTTATCGATGAGATCGATGCGGTCGGCCGCCACCGTGGTGCTGGCATGGGGGGTGGTCATGATGAGCGTGAGCAAACACTCAATCAACTCCTAGTAGAGATGGATGGCTTTGAGAGCAACGAAGGGGTGATCCTGATCGCTGCAACTAATCGTCCGGATGTTTTGGACCCAGCGTTACTCAGGCCAGGCCGGTTCGATCGAAGGGTTGTTGTTTCAAGACCAGATCTTAACGGACGCCTTGGAATACTCAAGGTGCATACCAAGAAGGTTCCGGTATCACCCGAGGTGGAGCTGAATACTATCGCGCGTGGAACCCCTGGATTTTCTGGGGCAGATCTTGAGAACCTGGTTAATGAGGCAGCGCTCTACGCCGCTCGAAAGAATAAGTCGGTTGTAGAGCCGAGCGATTTTGAATACGCAAAGGATAAGGTGATGATGGGGGCCGAGCGTCGCTCTATGCTCCTTACTGAGAAGGAGAAGCTCACGACCGCATACCACGAGTCTGGACACGCATTGGTAGCAAAGAAGCTTCCAAACGCCGATCCGGTTCACAAGCTAACTATCGTTCCGCGTGGAATGGCTCTCGGTCTGATGCAGCAGTTGCCAGAAGCAGACAAGCATACCTACTCCAAGTCATACTGGATGGATCAGCTCGCTGTATTCTTTGGTGGACGAGCTGCTGAGGAGCTCGTATTTCAGGAGATGAATACCGGGGCAAGCTCGGATATCGAGCGTGCCACCGATATCGCTCGGCGCATGGTGTGTGAGTGGGGTATGAGTGCGCTTGGACCTGTTCACTATAGCGCGAAGGAGGAGCATGTATTTCTAGGACGTGACATAGGCAAGAGCCGTGAGCACTCAGAGTCGGTTCAATTTGAGATCGATCAGGAGGTGAAGGCCATCTTACAGTCGCGCTACGAGGTTGCTAAACAGATCGTAGCAGAAAACCTTGAGGTTCTGCACAACCTTGCCAAGGCCGTTATGGAAAAGGAGACCCTCGATTCAGATGATATCGAGCGGATCGTTAAGGGCGAGACCTTGTCGCCAGGCCCTCAGGGTGGTCCATCAGGAACGAGTGAGGCTAGCGTCGGGGTTTCGGTTGCGGCGTAA
- the tilS gene encoding tRNA lysidine(34) synthetase TilS: MARRRSSITTTLKQRIPKRARLLIGVSGGIDSCVLLDALIRVRALLEIELHVCHIDHGLRSSSKKDAEFVRARCAHYKVPCYVIGLGKLPARTNMEAWAREERYRAFKRVIVEHQLDWVLTAHTANDVAETLIMRLLANKELNSIDLQDDQRRCLRPLLDISRQQVEEYAERYKVPWTEDPTNSDTTLLRNRVRHTLIPALERDFDPSVVWSLSERAQALALDCEALQGVAEGLASTIGAIRDGDLAWLERCTVFLRQQPHALQWRTVQVLLTPLLGFSVGERVAVVGLSLLLGEQLSVELGGGCTISRDRTGLKSSRLSRS; this comes from the coding sequence GTGGCACGACGTCGAAGCTCAATTACTACAACCTTAAAACAGCGCATTCCGAAGCGTGCGCGCTTGCTTATCGGGGTTTCAGGGGGGATAGACTCTTGCGTGCTGCTGGATGCCCTAATACGGGTACGGGCCCTGCTTGAGATCGAGCTGCATGTCTGTCATATCGATCACGGCTTGCGATCTTCTAGCAAAAAAGATGCTGAATTTGTGCGCGCACGATGCGCCCATTATAAGGTTCCGTGCTACGTAATAGGACTAGGAAAGCTCCCAGCTCGAACTAACATGGAGGCCTGGGCCAGGGAGGAGCGTTACCGCGCCTTTAAGAGGGTGATAGTAGAACATCAGCTCGATTGGGTTTTAACGGCTCATACCGCTAACGATGTTGCTGAGACCCTTATTATGCGATTATTGGCTAATAAGGAGCTAAACTCTATTGATCTGCAAGACGATCAGCGTCGCTGCCTAAGGCCGCTCCTCGATATCTCGCGTCAACAGGTGGAGGAGTATGCCGAGCGCTATAAGGTGCCGTGGACTGAGGACCCGACGAATTCTGACACTACGCTGCTACGCAATAGGGTGCGCCATACCCTAATTCCAGCATTGGAGCGTGATTTTGACCCCTCGGTCGTATGGAGCCTATCTGAGCGGGCGCAGGCTTTAGCGCTCGATTGCGAGGCGCTACAGGGGGTGGCTGAGGGGCTTGCTAGCACTATTGGAGCCATTAGGGATGGGGATCTCGCCTGGTTGGAACGGTGTACGGTGTTCCTTCGGCAGCAACCGCACGCCCTGCAGTGGCGCACCGTACAGGTGTTACTGACCCCATTACTGGGATTCTCGGTCGGAGAGAGGGTTGCGGTGGTTGGATTATCGTTACTACTTGGCGAGCAACTTAGTGTAGAACTGGGGGGCGGGTGTACAATCAGCCGAGATCGTACTGGGCTGAAAAGCTCAAGGTTGTCCAGAAGCTAA
- a CDS encoding Hsp20/alpha crystallin family protein — protein MPSRIVPWNSRKKLLPVGKDEQSAAALPRHVNRLFNEFLHSSIVPEFFSEPLAQFGERWGSFMPAVNVTKRERELIVTVEVPGMDERDIEISLTKEGLIIRGERKPQHQESGEQAWSYVESIYGAFERIVPLSDLQVEEDGVEATSSKGLVVITIPVKERAASSAKKVEIRPS, from the coding sequence ATGCCTAGCCGTATAGTTCCCTGGAACTCCAGAAAAAAACTTCTCCCAGTTGGTAAGGATGAGCAGTCAGCAGCTGCCTTGCCACGACATGTCAATCGCCTCTTCAACGAGTTTCTGCACAGCTCTATAGTCCCAGAGTTCTTCTCTGAGCCCCTGGCGCAGTTCGGGGAGCGTTGGGGCTCCTTTATGCCGGCGGTGAACGTGACCAAAAGGGAGCGTGAGCTGATCGTGACAGTTGAGGTGCCCGGTATGGATGAGCGCGACATCGAGATCTCGCTAACAAAGGAGGGGCTAATTATTCGTGGTGAACGCAAGCCGCAGCACCAGGAGAGCGGCGAGCAGGCCTGGAGCTACGTCGAGTCTATTTACGGGGCGTTTGAGCGCATAGTTCCGCTCTCCGATCTGCAGGTCGAGGAGGATGGGGTTGAGGCCACCTCCTCTAAAGGGCTGGTTGTGATCACCATTCCCGTTAAGGAGAGAGCTGCGAGCAGCGCAAAAAAGGTTGAGATACGCCCATCATAG
- a CDS encoding DoxX family protein, translated as MKMNQPIGAARYGPLLIRLTLGAYFVLAGLGKLQLLSAFVEQVRSFGVLPTNVAAAYGTLLPYVEIALGGLMILGMWTTLCGILGGLILVSFVCAFGIFPGSFDIFNKDIILLGAACSLLYSGPGAFSIDNIGKPQPS; from the coding sequence ATGAAGATGAATCAACCCATAGGTGCAGCGCGCTACGGTCCGCTGCTTATCAGGCTAACGCTCGGTGCATACTTTGTTCTGGCGGGCCTAGGAAAACTACAACTCCTTTCGGCCTTTGTTGAGCAGGTGCGCTCTTTTGGGGTGCTTCCAACCAATGTAGCTGCGGCTTATGGGACCCTGTTGCCATATGTTGAGATCGCGCTGGGAGGGCTTATGATACTTGGTATGTGGACGACCCTATGCGGGATCCTGGGTGGTCTAATCCTAGTATCGTTTGTGTGTGCGTTCGGTATATTCCCAGGTTCCTTTGATATCTTCAACAAAGATATCATTCTGCTAGGAGCGGCCTGTTCGCTGTTATATAGTGGTCCTGGGGCCTTTAGTATCGATAATATTGGCAAGCCACAGCCAAGCTAG
- a CDS encoding MoxR family ATPase yields MDNLAPDTTSEIFRQIKLELHREIVGQDRLLERLLVALLADGHILLEGVPGLAKTKTLTALTQVLDAKMSRIQFTPDILPSDVIGTEVYRPQSGDFVIRKGPVFTNLLLADEINRAPAKVQSALLQAMQEREVTIGEETFKLPEPFMVLATQNPLEQEGTYALPEAQVDRFLMKVKVGYPSFEEEVSIIDLASGARSNSQKLNKLLPISQLEQLRRQSHELYIDPKIDRYIVSLVHATRNGDAYGLKGLIEWGASPRASIALKTCARALAFIKGKNFVTPDDVKDIAPDVLRHRILVTFEAEARGVDSDEIIRTLLSGVTIP; encoded by the coding sequence ATGGATAACCTTGCACCCGATACAACCAGCGAGATATTTCGTCAGATTAAGCTCGAGCTTCACCGTGAGATAGTTGGACAGGATAGACTCCTTGAACGGCTCCTGGTGGCGCTACTTGCCGATGGACATATCCTACTTGAGGGGGTGCCGGGGCTCGCCAAGACCAAAACATTGACGGCCTTAACGCAGGTGCTAGATGCCAAGATGAGCCGCATTCAATTTACCCCCGACATCCTGCCCTCAGACGTAATAGGCACCGAGGTCTACCGCCCTCAGAGCGGGGACTTTGTGATTAGAAAGGGTCCTGTCTTTACAAACCTACTTCTAGCGGATGAGATCAATCGCGCACCGGCCAAGGTGCAATCGGCGCTACTTCAGGCGATGCAGGAACGCGAGGTCACTATCGGAGAGGAGACCTTCAAGCTGCCTGAGCCGTTCATGGTCCTAGCTACTCAAAATCCACTTGAGCAGGAGGGTACCTATGCGCTACCGGAGGCGCAGGTCGATCGCTTCTTGATGAAGGTTAAGGTCGGATACCCCTCCTTTGAGGAAGAGGTCTCTATTATCGATCTAGCCTCTGGTGCGCGCAGCAACTCTCAAAAACTCAACAAGCTACTTCCTATCTCGCAGCTTGAGCAGCTCCGTCGCCAGTCGCATGAGCTCTACATCGATCCAAAGATCGATCGCTATATCGTTTCACTCGTACATGCAACTCGCAACGGAGACGCCTACGGACTGAAGGGGCTAATTGAGTGGGGCGCTTCACCGCGTGCCAGTATAGCGCTCAAGACCTGCGCCCGCGCACTCGCCTTTATCAAGGGCAAGAACTTCGTAACACCGGATGATGTTAAGGATATCGCACCGGACGTTCTGAGACACCGCATCCTCGTTACATTTGAAGCCGAGGCGCGTGGTGTTGATAGCGATGAGATAATCCGCACCCTGCTAAGCGGCGTAACGATACCGTAG
- a CDS encoding DUF58 domain-containing protein, whose protein sequence is MAAQPHEPHALHLPSSVELRRVQLRSRRLVTGDLLGQYRSAFRGTGLVYTDIRAYQPGDDVKHIHWKATARTGTVFVKSYEEDRQLRVLLAVDASASMRAPQATQAFTKALEFCSMVGAMTQRGNDLLGLLLFSDDIITYLPPKSGKKRCNQVISQLMEARLSSPGTDMAKGLRHISSTLRKPSIVFVISDFLCASFTSELKTLSAVHDVVLVQIQTPIESLPTLGLVNFTDAESGETIVVDTSSRSVRKGLTEILKKHRSETSDSARACRADHIVVTDSATRPLVRLMRERATRALR, encoded by the coding sequence ATGGCGGCGCAACCACACGAACCACACGCACTACACCTTCCTAGCTCAGTTGAACTACGGCGCGTTCAGTTGCGCTCGCGTCGATTGGTAACCGGGGATCTGCTTGGGCAGTATCGCTCAGCGTTTCGCGGCACCGGCCTGGTTTATACCGATATTAGAGCCTATCAACCCGGAGATGACGTTAAGCATATCCACTGGAAAGCAACGGCCCGTACCGGCACCGTATTTGTTAAATCGTATGAGGAGGATCGGCAGCTCCGGGTGCTGCTCGCAGTTGATGCTAGCGCCTCGATGCGTGCACCACAGGCAACCCAAGCGTTCACCAAGGCGTTAGAGTTCTGCTCGATGGTTGGTGCTATGACACAGCGCGGCAACGACCTGCTCGGGCTGCTGCTATTCAGCGACGATATTATAACATATCTACCACCAAAATCGGGTAAAAAGCGCTGCAACCAGGTCATCTCCCAACTGATGGAGGCACGCCTTTCCAGTCCTGGCACCGATATGGCCAAGGGCTTGCGTCATATATCAAGCACGCTCCGTAAACCGAGCATCGTGTTTGTTATCTCGGATTTTCTCTGTGCTTCATTCACCTCCGAGCTTAAAACGCTCAGCGCTGTGCACGATGTTGTTTTGGTCCAGATCCAAACCCCAATTGAGAGCCTGCCGACGTTAGGCCTTGTAAATTTTACCGATGCAGAGAGCGGGGAAACGATAGTAGTTGATACGAGCAGCAGATCGGTTCGCAAAGGTTTGACCGAGATCCTTAAGAAGCACCGTAGCGAGACTAGCGATAGCGCACGCGCCTGTCGCGCCGATCATATCGTCGTTACCGATAGCGCGACTCGCCCACTAGTGCGCCTGATGCGGGAACGAGCAACACGAGCACTACGGTGA